In Aegilops tauschii subsp. strangulata cultivar AL8/78 chromosome 3, Aet v6.0, whole genome shotgun sequence, one genomic interval encodes:
- the LOC109738652 gene encoding uncharacterized protein, whose amino-acid sequence MASPSKSARTTTFPLPRLRDLIEHDEEDDFVEEEEEDDDDDEDWDIRKRMSLLTVEGSDGGDADDEEDGSADVDEEDEDEVRSDGLNGEYESQPWHPYDSPGNLKPPSSASLPGTPERGAPSQSPWRYSKDYASETEAGWWPGAPHDRRRQHYRRQRMMREVWLDRAWQMRKQRQQLGERGDEVTVVVGKGGESPARGSVAMDTEELRACKDLGFGLPCDWTVEIPSYAAPNVDTASSGGNSPASGSWRISSPGDDPKDVKARLKVWAQAVALSSASRLGS is encoded by the exons ATGGCGTCCCCGTCCAAGTCGGCAAGGACAACGACGTTCCCTCTTCCCAGGCTCCGGGATCTCATCGAGCACGACGAAGAAGATGACTtcgtcgaggaggaggaggaggacgacgacgacgatgaggaCTGGGACATCAGGAAGCGCATGTCCCTCCTCACCGTCGAAGGCTCCGACGGCGGTGACGCCGACGATGAGGAAGACGGGTCGGCAGACGTCGATGAGGAGGATGAGGACGAGGTGAGGTCCGATGGTCTCAACGGCGAGTACGAGAGCCAGCCCTGGCACCCGTACGATAGCCCAGGAAATCTGAAGCCTCCCTCCTCGGCGTCGCTACCGGGCACGCCGGAGCGCGGGGCGCCGTCGCAGTCGCCGTGGCGCTACTCCAAGGACTACGCCAGCGAGACAGAGGCGGGGTGGTGGCCCGGCGCCCCCCACGACAGGCGCCGGCAGCACTACCGGCGCCAGCGGATGATGCGGGAGGTGTGGCTCGATCGCGCGTGGCAGATGAGGAAGCAGcggcagcagctgggcgagcgcgGCGATGAGGTGACGGTGGTGGTCGGGAAGGGCGGCGAGTCCCCTGCGCGGGGCAGCGTGGCCATGGACACGGAGGAGCTGCGTGCTTGCAAGGACCTCGGCTTCGGCCTGCCGTGCGACTGGACGGTGGAGATCCCCTCCTACGCGGCCCCCAACGTCGACACCGCCAGCAGCGGCGGCAACTCCCCGGCCTCCGGCAGCTGGCGCATCTCCAGCCCCG GAGACGATCCCAAGGACGTGAAGGCGAGGCTCAAGGTGTGGGCGCAGGCAGTGGCGCTGTCATCTGCCTCTCGGCTCGGCTCTTGA